The Mustela erminea isolate mMusErm1 chromosome 10, mMusErm1.Pri, whole genome shotgun sequence genomic sequence gggtggtgagatcgagccttgcatcaggctctgcgctcagcacagtctgcctggggctctctccttctgcccatacccctgctctctcgctctctcaagtaaatacataagtctttaaaataaataaatgaaataaatatttttttaaaaagcgggtTAATccggggccacctgggtggctcagtgggttaagcctctgcctttggctcaggtcatgatctcagggtcgtgggatcgagccccgcatcgggctctctgctcagcagggaacctgcttcctcctctctctctctctgtctgcctctctacttgtgatctctgcctgtcaaataaataaataaatctttaaaaaaaaatggattaatccttttactcattttttttttcaaagatttcagttatttatttgacagagagagacagggagggaggaacacaagcaggggagtgggagaaggagaagcagcgttcccactgagcagggagcccgacgaggggctcgatcccaggaccctgggatcatgacctgagctgaaggcagatgcttaatgactgagccacgcagcggccctgaaataaatctttgaaaaacgaAGAACAGGAAAGGCGATAGGGAAAGGCGGTGTTGATAACTGGGaccatatgaaaatttaaaatttctgtttatcAAAAGGCACTGTGAAGACAGTGACATCCAAACTGAGGGGGAAGACATTGCTTGCACAGACGTCAGTAAATAATCCTTACCCAGAATGCATGTGTCCTATAAATCGATAAGGGAAAAGACGCATAAAAGTGGTGAAGCACCAGGAAGACACGTACCttcacaggaaaagaaacacCGTGGCCAACACCAAAGGAAACGTGAATTAAAGCTGTAGCGTGgcaccctgccccccagcctccccagggcAAGGTGACACGGACCGCCCGTGGGGACGCGCAGCGCACAGGCCCCTGAGTGTGTCCACCAGTCTGAGCAAGTGCGCGGCAAGACCGCTGGACAAGCGCGCCCTCTGAAACCAAGGACACAGGGTTTCCaaaggaaatgttctggaatgttCACAGGCTCAGTATCTGTAAGAGCTGCCAAGTGGAAACCACCCAGATTTCCACCCACAGAGAAATGATGCGGGGATGCGAACATCCCCACGTGGGGCCGCTCTTGGCGGGAAGCTGACCAGCGCAGCCCCCGGGGTGCCCGGCTCCAACGCGCGTTGAGGCTCAAAGGAGGCCGCCGGCGAGAGGGTGGTTTCCGCCCCACTCCTGGCGCAGAGCTCTCAAATCCTTGGAAATTCCCCAGCGATAAGAATCCCGGACCGTCTTTTGTGGGGGTGACTTCTAACCCATGTCTGTCATCTGTCGTCCGTCATCTGTCTTTACTGGCACACAGGGTCCCGTTTCCACCTTTGTTCTAAAGAGGTGACTCTGGGAGGCGCTTGGCTGCGGACGGTCCTCAGAAAGCCCAGCCAGGATGAGAGGCTTGGActttccagccccagccccctcttccagagaggggagaggtggggatggAGGTAAGGACCCCCCCCGCGTAGGTGAGGGAGCCCCCCGAAGTCCCAGCAGGCTCGGAGCGCGTCTGGGTTGCGGGCCCCGTGGAGGTGCAGGGACGGTGGGCGAGGACGCGCTGTGCCTTCCCCACGCCTCGGCCTCGCCCTCGCCGGCTGCTCATCTGCACCCTTGGTACCTCCTCTTGGGATAAACTGGCAGACCCTAAGGGCTTCCCCGCCCTCTGCGAGCCACTCCAGGAAGTTCGGCGCATCCCAGGGTGAGGGGGCGCGGGGCCTCTGGTTTCTACAAACTTGTCAGCCAAGTTTGTAGCCAAGACAGAGTTTTGGGCAGCCCAGGACCTGCTTGTGACAGGCACCCTGTGCGGCTGAGCCTCACCTGTGTCTCTGGGTAGATGGTGTCAGACTCGAGCGAAACCGTGGGACCCGCAGCTGGGGTCAGAGACGCAGAAGGGCAGCGCTTGGTGTGGGGAGTACAGGACACTCACAGGAgaacaaaataagaagaaaacaagcttttccttttccagacACAGGAGGGAACTTAGGACGCAATTCCACTTGTTAAGTTCACTGCGGGCCAGGCCGGCTCGCGCAAGGCGGCCACGAGGCAGACACCAGCAGGCAGGGCCTTCCCGGCTGCGGGCAGCGGCCGCCACACACCGCACTCCCCGTCTGGGCCCTTCCTGTGTGTGTGACGCGCGGACCCGTTTACCAGGACTCCGAGCACCCCAGCCTCCCTCACCTGTGAGGCTGCCCACTGCGCCATCACCCCCACAGCCTCGGCCCTTGCTGTCTCCCACCCACTGGGGCACCCAAAGACCGCTTGGTCCACGGCCTCTTCTCAGAGGGTCTCCGGCCCCTCCAGGGCACCCCTTCTCTCCAcagtacttcttcttcttcttcttcttcttctttttttttttttaaagattttatttatttattcgacagagatcacaagtaggcagagaggcaggcagagagagaggaggaagcagggtccctgctgagcagagagcccgatgcggggctcgatcccaggaccctggcatcacgacccgagccgaaggcagaggcttaacccaccgagtccCCCCGGCGCCCCGCCACAGTACTTCCTTCTTGCTGGATGTTGCGGTCAGAAGCGACTGGACTGACCCAGCTGTTCAGATGTTTGCTGTCTAGCCCCCTCTTCATGTCCCCTCGCCTGGAGGCCACACGTGTGGGTGTCACAGAGAATGCGTGGGGAGGGGGATGCGGGTTGGCCTGGGGAACGGCCAAGAGGAGCAGCTTTGGGACCCAACTCTGCCACTTGCCCGCTGTGTGGTCGTGCGCAAGTCACtcaccctctctgtgccccacCAAGCTCAGCTGTGAAAAAAGAGTCGTCCTTGTGCTCCCTCCGGGGACAGACAGGTTTTAGGAAAAGTGCTCACGAGGGCCTGGAACAGGAGGGGTCATTCTGGAGACCTGTCTCTGAGGCCCTGTCCCGCCTGCTGGCCTACTCTTGGTGactggctcagctgggagctggggggctCCAGGCCCCCTTTCTTGGAGGGTCGGACTCCACCTCCCTCTTGGGACCATCTATAGGAGCCAAGGTcaggagggttgctggggggagtaaCCCACTTTCCACCCTGAACCCTCCCAACACTCTGTGGAGGCCCCAGGCCCGCACTCCTTGGGGCTCCTGCCACCAAGAGCCCTCAGTGATCCCACTTGCCCCTTCAGCCCACTGGCAGGCGCagcagggctgtgggggaggggccgtgagcctctggaggccagaggagaAAGGTGCAGGCCTTGCTCCCTACCCCCCAGTCAGCAGCAGCCCCCCGCCACAGGACCTCTAGGAACATTCTGGAGTGCTGAGGCCCCACTTACCACTCTGCAATGCTCTCTAATCCACACAGGGGGCAGGGCAAAGCCCTGAGGCCCAGAAGGGCCTCGGCTGGTGGGGGCATGGGAGATGGAGCTGCTGGCACGGGGGCTGAGATTTTACAGCGGGCGGGGCCGCTTGAAGAGGAAAGGTCATCCCGGGCCAAGAGATGAAGTGCAGAGTGGCCTTCAGCTTGGGCAAAGGAGGCCCGTGCAGGACCGATTGCTGGGCAGCATTCTCTGGCCAGCGTCTGACCCGACCAGAAAGGCGTCCCTCATAGAGCTGGAGGCTCCTCAAAtgccatctatttgtgtcttggACCCTGACGGCGGGCAGGAGACATGTGACCACAGGGATGGAGTATTtttggcagtgggggtggggcccgCGTGGTGAGCCCAGCACCGTTCTGCTCTGGGATAGGCAGCTCGGATGCCCAGCTCCGCTGCCCAGGCTGGCCACGGGGTCCCAGGTATGACACTATTAGTCCCTCATTCCCACGCTAAGAAGTCCCAAAGTCAGAGAAAGGGACTTCCCCAGGGCCAGTGAGGAGGGCAGACTTCAGGGGTCAGGAAGGCACAGTGCTCTGGTCGCAAGGTGACTGCATGTCAGCACTGGCCTGGCCAGAGTGACCTCCCTGGGGGTGGTGATAGGCGGCCAAAGGCCAGAGAGCGCTGTTGGCTGAGACGAGGCGGAAGGAGGAAGCACTGACAGCCGGGCAGGCCTGGGTGAGGGGCGGAGACCTAGAGGACGGCCCATGGGGGCCACTGGGGGTTAGGAGCCTCATTTCTGTTCTGTGACCTCCTGCCTAGGCAGGGGGCAGAGCCAGGCACTCCCTGATGACCCCTGAGTGGGCTCTAGCCAGCACTAGTGTGACCTTGATGATCTCCGTGGAAGCCCAGAAGCCTGTCCCAGCCAAGGCTGGTGGAAGGTCATTGCCAAAGGCTGGTCACCTGCTGGGCACTGCGGCCCCTCCTCCATGGCCAGCTGCCACCTGAGGCGCGCTGGGACAGACCCGGGCTTATCCTCGCCAGGTGAGCTGACCCCAGTGAGTGATCCTTGAAATGGGCTCTGCTGTGTCCAGTCGGCCTTGGTACCTGCAGGTCTGCAGGGGGCTGGAGAGGGTAGAGCTGACCCAGTGGAGCAGAAAACGCTCCCAGATGTGAAGAAAGCCACTTCTGGGGACAAAAATTCAAATGTGAGGATGCTGTTAGTGTGCTTGGCTAATCAGAGCCACGTTTGATTCTAGGAACCGGCGCACCACAAGGTTATCATTTGGGTCGGCTGGGAAATCGGGAGTTACAGGTTTTCTAACTTGGAGGAGGGGCCGGTTCTGACAGCTGCTCGGCTCCCTCAGGCTtcccctttggttttctttcaggaAGCAGATGGGGTGCTGGCCCCCGAGCCAAGGAGGCAGGGGGCGCCGCAGCGAGCGTCCGGCGGCCGGTGCCCGGGACCTGGGCCCACGAGGACCCCGCCCGGCCTCCAGCTCTGCCACCCCGGTGCCTCTGCTGACCTGAAATGGAAAACTTCCAGTACAGCATCCAGCTGAGTGACCAGGACTGGGCTGAGTTTTCGGCCACGACGGAAGAGTGTGGTCTCCTGCAGGCCGGCCTGGCCTCAGGGGATGAGCTCTTGTCCAGTGACATTGACCAAGGGGACAGCAGTGGCAGCAGCCCTCCGGGGCCTCCACCCGTTCTCGAGGGGCGGCCggcttctggggggaggggctggcccggcttcaaggaggaggaagaggcggcTCCCCGGCCGCTGGTCAGCAGGTCTTGGCGTGAACCTGTCTTGGCCCCGGGGCCCGATCAGCAGACGCCCAGCACGTCCGCACGGTCAGAAGCTCTGCTGTCCCTCGGATCTGATGCCACCCCCCAAGGCCAGAGCTTGTCGCTTCGAGGGCCGGTGTCTTCCCGAGGCGAGATGCAGAGGCTTCTGCAGGGGCCTGccccccagggccctgccccTAGTCCCCCTGGTGGGCCTCCCCAGAACTCTGAGCCTCCTGGCTGCACCCCAGCTCCCCAGAGGCCCCCTGGCAGTCCCGGAGCCCCGGCACGCAGCCCTAGCCGAAAGAAGAGGCGCGCCGCCGGGGCCAAGGGGGGCGGGTGCCTGAGCACCCCTGGCTCGGCTGCCCCCCAGCAGGGTTCCCCGCTGCCTGCTGAGGTCAGACCCAAGGAGCGCCTTGGCCTGGCTGCGTCCGGGGGGCAGGGTCTCCCGGCTGGGGCAGCAGAGCAGACCGCTGGAACTGGGCAGGGAGAAAGCTGTCTGGAGTCTGCAGGAGCCCCTGCACAGGTGACCCTGCAAGGAACAGATCCGGATCTGCCGACACCTGTCCCTGCAACTGAGGAAGGTACAGAGCTCCTGAGAATGGCCCCGGGATCTGAGCTACACACCACGTCCACACCTGCCCGGGCCGCTCGTCCAGATATTTCAATGGCTGAGTCAGATGTGCCTCTGTCTACACCTGCCTCCAAGCTTCAGCCCGATATGCCTCTGTCTACACTTGCCTCCAAGTCTAGACTGGACATGGACCTGCCTGTGCTGGACCCAGTGGTCAAGCAGGAGGTGGATTCGTCCACACCTGCTCTGCTGCCTCACCTTGTGTCCAAGGCCCAGCCTGACGTGGGTGTGTCGGCAGCTGTCCCCACTTCCCGGGCCGGGCCTGATGTGGTGAAGGTGGAGGTGGGCCTAGCGGCCACGCCACAATTGAGCCCTCTTGGGTCTCCAGGAGGACACCGGGAGAAACCCAGAGAGGAGCCCTcagcaggtgcccctggacatcACTCAGGGGAGCCCCCACCAGGCCGGGTCCAAGCCCCCAGGAAGAAGAAAGTGCGGTTTTCCATGGCTGTGCCCAGCCCTCAGGGGCCAGGCTCAGGAGAGACCTCCGGACCCCTGTCGCCAGCCGCAGCCCGGCCCTCATCCCCCAGGACAGCCACGGCGGGCCGAGGGGGGCCTGCAGGCTGGGACGCCATGGCAGTTGGGCCCCGGTCTCCGCAGCCTCGGATCCTCAAACacctgcctcccccttccccctccgcTTCGGTGGGGCCCAGGCCCGGGAGCAGCTTTGCAGTGACCCTCCCAGAGGCCTACGAGTTCTTCTTCTGTGACACCATCGAGGAGGAGGATGAAGGTGCTGAGGAGACGGCAGAAGGCGGCCAGGCCCTGTGTGAAGCGCGGTGGCCGGACGTGTGTGAATTCTTCTTCCGGGACCGCGGAGCCCAGAGGCCCGGGCACGGGGGGAGCCGCCCTGCGGCCCAGCCCCCCCGAGCTGAGGCTGTACGGGCCGCTCTACCTGGAGACCCTGTGCCCATCTCCATCCCTGAGGCCTACGAACACTTCCTTGGGGAGGACTCCCCGGGAGGCACGCCCGAGCTGGCCGCCCTGCTCCAGGTGCAGGCCACGGAGCCCCCCAGCTTGGCGCCCTGGGGCGTGGGGCCTGGCACCCCACCAGAGCCCAGCCCAACCACAGCAGAGCAGCTCAGTCTGGCAGTCAGGCAAGCAGGTGCGTGTCGCGTGGGCCCCATGGGCTGTCCAGGCCTGGGAACATACCGTCCAGGGAGTCCAGCCAGgagggccctgggggaggggcgggctaCGACCCCGAGTCATGAGCCGGCGGGGGGCGCTCGGGGATGATCTGGGGAGGGTGGACCAGCTCCTGGCCGTCGCAGGACGTCGTCCGGGTGGGCAGACGAGGCCAGACCCCGCAGCTGCGCAGGGATCTGTGTCTGCAAGGACCGTCCCTGTATCTGGGCCCCACGACGGCagtgccctgcccccagcctctaGCACGGCGGATGCTGGGATGGCGAGGGCCTTGCCGCCCGGTCAGACTGTCGGTAGACGTCATGCCACAGTCCCCTCGGAAGATACGTCACAAACCAGGAAGTGGCTCCCCAGAGGCAACCCGCTCAGGCCAGCTTGACTCAGCTATGCCCCACGCCGCTCTGTGTCTTGGGACGGAGGTGTCTGAGGGGGCAGCCAGAACACAGAGTGTACTTCTCTCTCCCAGGGGGGCTCCGAGGTCCTCTCCCCTCTTTGACCCTCAGCCAGAACGACATGTGCTTGGTGTTTGTGGCCTTTGCCACCTGGGCTGTGAGAACGTCAGACCTGCACACCCCAGATGCCTGGAAAACAGGTTTGGGGGCCCTGGGGGAGGagcgggccggggccggggaggACCAGGGCCGCCCAGTCTCCCTTGCTGGGCCGGCAGGGGTGACGGGTGCGTGGCGAAGCCTAGGTTCCTCCCGTGACCTTGCTCCTCTCACGGCTGACGCACCCCTCGCCCCGCCGGCCTCCTCTTGCCCTGTGGGGACCAGGCCATGCGGGTAGCCGGCGGTGACCCGGCCGGAGCGGAGCCGGCACTCAGGAGGCTCTGCGTTTCCCTCACAGTCTTGCTGGCCAACATCGGCACCGTCTCTGCCGTCCGCTACTTCCGCCAGCAAGTGAGGAAGGGACgccgcagccccagccccagctcttaGAACCCAGGCTTGGTCCAGGAAGACACAGGACAGAGAAGCGGCCGCGGGCACTGAGGACGAGGTGCTACCCTCAGGTCTTGCCCTTTGACCCCTGTGTTCTCCGGCATCTAGGAAGGAGTCAGTGTCCTGCTCCGGGGACTCCCGCAACGCGCTAACCACCGGCTAAGGCCGAGGCGATGCTTCACACCCGGGAGGAGGGAGATTCCGGAAGGCTGGGTGGGCgggtgctgagcaaggagctgatgaGTAGGGTGACCAGATTAGCTCATAAAAACATAGGGTGCCAGGGAAACTTGAATTTCAGACACGCAGTATTTGATGCTTTGCACTGTGATGTGTGGTTTATCTGAAATCCAATTGaactgggtgtcctgtattttacTGGGTTATCTAgtcagcagggagaggcagggagaggcactGGGAACTTGAAGGTGTTGGAGCAGCAGCAAAGCCCCAGCTGGAAATCTGGGAAGGGGGCAAGAGTGAGGAGACTGATGGCCTTCGGGTTGGAGGGGGGTGTCCCAGGGACAAGTGGGTGAGGAAGGGAAAGCCTCTGAGGCCTCTGTGGCCCCTAAGCCCCAGGCTGCCTTGGCTCCtgcctgagcagaagacagcgaGCAGGTCCCCGCAGGGGCGGGTCAGACGGTGGCTCCTGCAGGGTGGGGGTCTGTAGGGCAGAAGCTGGAGCCCCTCCTCTGGGGAACCTTGGATGAGGTACAGAGGCACAATAGGGTGGCGTCGGATAAAGGATCAGATATTTGGGATTGTCCTAAGGCTTTGAGGCGTCAGAGATGGGACAGGAAGGTGGGTGGAGGCTGGTGGTGGCAGAGCCGTGGAGCCCACAGGGCTGGGTGCCAGGTGGGCCTGTGCACAGGGTCCCCAGGATGGGGGCTCCTGACTGCTGAGCGGAAAACGCATGGACACACAGCACAAATAaaaccttctctttctttcttatttagtcTCTTGTCCGTTTCTCCTGACCTGCCCCAGCCCACTGACACCCGCCCAGAATGCCCTCTACCTCTGCTCGTTGTGTCTCGGACTTTGCTGACCTCCTACCGTCACGCCCTCTGACCTCACGTGCTCTGACCCGCACTAACCTGACGTTCTCAGCCCTCTCCCCCCACTGGCAGGTAAAGCCTGCGCCAAGTGGCCTCTCTCATTGCTTCCCTGGAGGAAGGGCTGCTGCCGGGTCCCCTGTGAGGCCTGCTCTGATCTGGGGTCCAGCCACGTCGCCAGGCCATCTTCAGGATGCGGCCCCCCTCCCGGCCGGcccccctcccggcccctccAGAGCCCGGGGAAGGTTGGGAGCTCTCTTCAGCCTGCTGGGATGAGACACGGACTCAGCACTGGGTGGGGTTCGGGGCCTGGATGCCGGTCAGCCTGTGGCCCTACAAAGAATGGCCCAGGCTGTGCTGCAGTCCCTACGGCAGAGCCCACGCTGGCAGGTGGTCCTGAGAACCAGCCACCCAGAAGCCATCAGATCCACTGGACGAGCCCCCCACCAGGCTCAGGTCCTCCTCGGGGCCACCGcttgtgggagggagaggaagcgtTGTCCCCGAAGTTGCCGTAGCTCTTGGGGGGGTGGCCACctggtggggaggacagagacGCCAGTGCCTTTAGGAAGCCACACCCAGCGCTCCCCTCAGAGAGAGACAAGGGCCCTCACTCACCTGAGGGAGGTGGCAGGGGGTCCGGCGAGACTTCCTGCACAGGGGCAGCCTGCGGATCGCAACCACAAGTCTGAGAgctgggccctgggggagggggcttggagaGCAGCCCACCACCCTGCCAGACCCGAGCCCCACCTCTTCTGTCAGGTCGCTTTCTGcctccaccccctacccctgccgCTTCCTGTCTTTGGTCTCAGCTTGCCCTATCTTCCTGctcccccagggccccagagccccCCCACTGTTTCCACCCCTCCACAGGACCCCTTACCCGGCAGGGGTGAGTGCTGCTACTCACATGCTGTGGGGAGTCTGGAGGGAGTGGCCCCTGGCCCTTGACGGAGCCGCCTCGGTGCCGCTGAGAGGCTCTGGGCTGCAGGGCTCCCCTCTTGGAGAGCAAGTGGGGACCGGAGAGTCCAGAGCTGGGGCCCGAGACAGGCACAGACACAGGGACCGAGGGGAACGGGCTCGAGGACTCAGGTCCAAGTGAGCTCTGCGCTGCGCTGAGGAACtgccagggaaggggtggggaccTGAGGCCCTGGACCAGGACCTCCGTGGAGCTGAGGGATCCCGGCGCCCCGAGCCCCTTGGCCAcccatcatggcctgagcagaccTCAGGCTGTGGATACATCGAGCCTTTCTGTCATCCACAGGGAACTGACCTCATCCAGGCCCTGGACGTCCGTGATCTTGTGGTAGGAGGTAGCAGGTGGTGTGTAGGGGTCGGCATAGAGTGGGGAGTGTGGGGTCTTCAGAGAGTGGTCTGGGGCCTCAGGGTTGTCCTCGAGGCTCTGCCTGCTCAGCTGCAGGCAGGAAGACACAGGTTTCTCCGGAGCTAGAGGTGGCCTGAGCCCTCCCTTCTCTGTGCAAGGCCTCTAGGTGGCTCCAGGACCATCTGGGCCTAAGAGACGGAGGCCAGGGAGGCGGAGGGCGGGAGGAGGAACTGGGTCAGTGTGCCGGGCCCACCTTGGTCAGGTCCAAGTACAGCGAGGTGGCCAGGCTGGGCTCCTCGGTCCGGGCCTCACTCCTGGGTGACCGACTGCTGCTGCTCCGTCTCAGCTCGGCCCTCTGCCTGCGGGTGCTGGTGCGGCCAGGGTCGGCCTGGTCCTGCAGGGACCAAAGACCTTCCAGAAGGTTCCCAAGGGCCCTCACCCACTCAGTCCTCTGAGGCTGCACAAAGTTCCCTCCAGGTCCTGCCTGGGGTAGAGTGCCATGGGGAC encodes the following:
- the PERM1 gene encoding PGC-1 and ERR-induced regulator in muscle protein 1, which translates into the protein MENFQYSIQLSDQDWAEFSATTEECGLLQAGLASGDELLSSDIDQGDSSGSSPPGPPPVLEGRPASGGRGWPGFKEEEEAAPRPLVSRSWREPVLAPGPDQQTPSTSARSEALLSLGSDATPQGQSLSLRGPVSSRGEMQRLLQGPAPQGPAPSPPGGPPQNSEPPGCTPAPQRPPGSPGAPARSPSRKKRRAAGAKGGGCLSTPGSAAPQQGSPLPAEVRPKERLGLAASGGQGLPAGAAEQTAGTGQGESCLESAGAPAQVTLQGTDPDLPTPVPATEEGTELLRMAPGSELHTTSTPARAARPDISMAESDVPLSTPASKLQPDMPLSTLASKSRLDMDLPVLDPVVKQEVDSSTPALLPHLVSKAQPDVGVSAAVPTSRAGPDVVKVEVGLAATPQLSPLGSPGGHREKPREEPSAGAPGHHSGEPPPGRVQAPRKKKVRFSMAVPSPQGPGSGETSGPLSPAAARPSSPRTATAGRGGPAGWDAMAVGPRSPQPRILKHLPPPSPSASVGPRPGSSFAVTLPEAYEFFFCDTIEEEDEGAEETAEGGQALCEARWPDVCEFFFRDRGAQRPGHGGSRPAAQPPRAEAVRAALPGDPVPISIPEAYEHFLGEDSPGGTPELAALLQVQATEPPSLAPWGVGPGTPPEPSPTTAEQLSLAVRQAGGLRGPLPSLTLSQNDMCLVFVAFATWAVRTSDLHTPDAWKTVLLANIGTVSAVRYFRQQVRKGRRSPSPSS